One genomic window of Paraburkholderia sp. BL23I1N1 includes the following:
- a CDS encoding DUF262 domain-containing protein — MKTVTKTVFKVGDFVSWAQAGNLDLQPIFQRRPVWKAGAKSYLIDTVIRGLPIPIVFLRDRLALQSIITTREVVDGQQRLRTILSFINSSLVQDYSVEQDEFKLSKLHNEEFGGMSFSELPPDTQRAIVGYEIPVHIFSADTEDRDILQIFARLNATGVKLNDQELRNAGYFGAFKALTYNIGYENLNRWQDWGIFKLSDISRMNEVEEVADLIVSMHQGVHGRNKKLLDEYYETYDDAYPERAAVQKRFEVVMSSIEDVLGGAIGTSEFSRRALFNDLFVATYELMYGLGSPLTVSTKATKLPAGYAKKILGLSKLLSEGELPEEVDRSLRGATSDKGSRLKRVNFILGPFGYELQES; from the coding sequence ATGAAAACAGTAACGAAAACAGTGTTTAAGGTCGGTGACTTCGTTTCTTGGGCTCAAGCGGGAAATCTCGACTTGCAGCCCATTTTTCAACGACGACCGGTATGGAAAGCAGGCGCGAAATCTTATCTCATTGATACCGTTATCCGTGGACTACCCATTCCGATCGTGTTTTTGCGCGACCGCCTCGCACTGCAGTCGATTATTACGACTCGCGAAGTGGTGGATGGCCAACAGCGTCTTCGCACGATACTTTCGTTTATCAACTCCAGCTTGGTGCAAGATTATTCGGTCGAACAAGACGAGTTTAAGCTGAGCAAATTGCATAACGAAGAATTTGGGGGAATGTCGTTTTCTGAGTTACCTCCAGATACGCAAAGAGCCATTGTTGGTTACGAGATTCCTGTACATATATTCTCCGCAGACACTGAAGATCGAGATATCTTGCAGATATTCGCTCGATTAAATGCGACGGGAGTAAAGCTTAACGACCAAGAGTTGAGAAATGCTGGCTACTTTGGTGCGTTCAAGGCATTGACCTACAACATCGGTTACGAGAACCTCAATCGGTGGCAAGATTGGGGCATTTTTAAGCTCAGCGATATTTCTCGCATGAATGAGGTCGAGGAGGTTGCCGACTTGATTGTATCCATGCATCAAGGTGTCCATGGACGGAACAAAAAGTTACTCGACGAGTATTACGAGACGTACGACGACGCTTATCCCGAGCGGGCAGCTGTTCAGAAGCGCTTCGAAGTCGTGATGTCGTCGATTGAAGATGTATTGGGCGGTGCGATCGGCACGAGCGAGTTTTCAAGACGAGCTCTGTTTAACGATTTGTTTGTGGCCACGTATGAATTGATGTATGGCCTCGGCTCTCCACTTACGGTTTCAACAAAAGCTACGAAATTACCGGCTGGTTATGCGAAAAAAATCCTTGGGTTGTCTAAGTTGTTGAGTGAAGGGGAATTGCCGGAGGAAGTGGACAGAAGTTTGCGTGGAGCGACCTCCGACAAAGGCAGCAGATTAAAACGTGTAAACTTTATTCTTGGTCCCTTTGGTTATGAGCTCCAAGAAAGCTAA
- a CDS encoding IS1182 family transposase has protein sequence MKRFVQGDNRTQSFLLPEALDDYVTDTNPVRVVDVFVDELDLRKLGFEGVEPALTGRPSYHPEVMLKIYIYGYLNRIQSSRRLEREAQRNVELMWLTGRLAPDFKTIARFRKDNGKAIRSVCRQFVLLCQRLDLFAEALVAIDGSKFKAVNHRDRNFTSAKLERRMRDIESSIARYLEAMDTADRQEPAIAKTRTERLQDKIAALKEQMRSLKEIEVKLNEAPDGQVSLTDPDARSMKTRGTGVVGYNVQTAVDTKHHLIVAHVVTNDGIDRDQLTSMAKLARAEMAVDKLTAVAHRGYYKSEEILACHEAGITAFVPKTVTSSATAHGRFGKEDFIYNAKTNEYRCPAGERLIWRFSTVERGLKISKYWSSNCQQCSLKGSCTPGPQRRVTRWEHEAVLDEMQARLDHAPEMMRIRRQTVEHPFGTIKAWMGATHFLTRTIEQVSTEMSLHVLAYNMKRLIKLLGSEAVMKAMRA, from the coding sequence ATGAAACGGTTCGTTCAAGGCGACAATCGTACGCAAAGCTTTCTCCTCCCAGAAGCGCTTGATGACTACGTGACGGACACGAATCCCGTGCGCGTAGTTGATGTCTTTGTAGATGAGCTTGATCTTCGTAAGCTCGGGTTTGAAGGCGTTGAACCAGCGCTGACCGGTCGGCCGTCGTATCACCCCGAGGTGATGCTCAAGATCTACATCTACGGTTACCTGAACCGTATTCAATCCAGTCGTCGCCTTGAACGCGAGGCCCAGCGCAACGTCGAACTGATGTGGCTCACGGGCCGCCTGGCGCCTGACTTCAAGACCATTGCGCGGTTCCGTAAAGACAACGGCAAAGCGATTCGCAGCGTCTGCCGTCAGTTCGTCTTGCTATGCCAGCGTCTGGACCTCTTCGCCGAAGCGCTTGTTGCGATCGACGGCAGCAAGTTCAAGGCGGTGAACCATCGCGACCGCAACTTCACGAGCGCCAAGCTCGAGCGGCGCATGCGCGACATCGAGTCAAGTATCGCCCGCTATCTCGAAGCGATGGACACGGCGGATCGTCAGGAGCCTGCCATCGCGAAGACCAGAACAGAGCGACTGCAGGACAAGATTGCAGCCTTGAAGGAACAGATGCGAAGCCTCAAGGAGATCGAGGTGAAGCTAAACGAAGCACCGGACGGACAGGTATCGCTCACAGATCCGGATGCCCGTTCGATGAAGACACGAGGAACGGGAGTGGTCGGCTACAACGTCCAGACGGCGGTTGACACGAAGCACCATCTGATCGTCGCGCACGTCGTTACCAATGATGGCATTGATCGTGATCAGTTGACGTCGATGGCGAAGCTTGCCCGTGCAGAGATGGCCGTTGACAAGCTCACCGCAGTTGCGCATCGCGGCTACTACAAGAGCGAGGAGATACTCGCATGCCATGAGGCTGGAATAACCGCGTTCGTTCCGAAGACGGTTACATCGAGCGCAACGGCTCACGGCCGCTTCGGCAAGGAAGACTTCATTTACAACGCAAAGACGAACGAATACCGGTGCCCGGCAGGCGAGCGGCTCATCTGGCGATTCTCGACCGTTGAGCGCGGCCTGAAGATCAGTAAGTATTGGAGTTCGAACTGCCAGCAATGTTCGCTAAAAGGGAGCTGCACGCCAGGCCCTCAACGTCGCGTGACACGCTGGGAACACGAAGCTGTTCTTGATGAGATGCAGGCGCGACTTGATCATGCGCCTGAGATGATGCGCATCCGGCGACAGACTGTCGAGCACCCGTTCGGCACGATCAAGGCATGGATGGGCGCTACTCATTTCCTGACAAGAACCATCGAGCAGGTGAGCACGGAGATGAGCTTGCATGTGCTGGCGTACAACATGAAGCGGCTGATCAAGCTACTCGGTTCAGAAGCGGTTATGAAGGCGATGCGGGCGTGA
- a CDS encoding LysR family transcriptional regulator translates to MLDGISLDQLRTFIAAVDEGSFSAAARKLNRVQSAVSGWVGGLEDQLDVVLFDRSGRFPKLTAEGGLLLADARNIVSGVDTLKARARLMTSGVEAELSVVVDVFFPTTVISAVAKAFAERFPLTPLRLFVEGLGAAYQPVLDGRCSLGILPPLPQAFPSLVSERIGELPLVAVAAACHPLASVGHRIPRRELAKHVQLVLTDRSDLTAGRDFGVASASTWRLADLSTKYAFLKDCVGWGGMPLHMVEKDIAAGTLVVLDVDDMPPSGWMLTMSVYHQPSQPPGPAGKWFVDHLKTLWERSDAVSMP, encoded by the coding sequence ATGCTGGATGGAATTTCGTTGGATCAACTCAGAACCTTCATCGCCGCCGTGGATGAAGGCAGCTTCTCGGCTGCGGCCCGCAAGCTCAACCGCGTGCAGTCTGCGGTGAGCGGCTGGGTCGGCGGACTGGAGGATCAACTGGACGTCGTGCTGTTCGACCGCTCGGGCCGGTTCCCGAAGCTCACTGCGGAGGGGGGGCTGTTGCTCGCCGACGCCCGCAACATCGTCTCCGGAGTGGACACGCTGAAGGCACGAGCCCGGCTCATGACTTCGGGCGTGGAAGCGGAACTTTCGGTGGTAGTCGATGTTTTCTTCCCGACGACGGTGATCAGTGCCGTCGCGAAGGCATTCGCAGAGCGGTTTCCGTTGACGCCGCTGCGGCTTTTCGTCGAAGGGCTGGGAGCGGCTTACCAACCCGTTCTCGATGGGCGATGCAGTTTGGGCATCCTGCCGCCCCTGCCACAGGCCTTTCCATCATTGGTCAGCGAGCGAATTGGCGAACTGCCGCTGGTCGCCGTTGCTGCGGCATGCCATCCGCTCGCGAGCGTGGGCCACCGAATCCCGCGGCGCGAGTTGGCTAAACATGTCCAACTGGTGTTGACGGACCGGTCCGATCTCACCGCAGGTCGTGACTTCGGGGTTGCTTCGGCTTCGACCTGGCGTCTCGCGGACCTGTCGACGAAATATGCGTTTCTCAAAGACTGCGTGGGATGGGGCGGGATGCCCTTGCACATGGTCGAGAAAGACATCGCGGCAGGTACGCTTGTCGTGCTGGACGTGGACGACATGCCGCCCAGCGGCTGGATGCTGACCATGTCGGTGTATCACCAGCCGTCGCAGCCGCCAGGACCTGCGGGTAAATGGTTCGTCGACCATCTGAAGACCCTATGGGAGCGATCTGACGCCGTATCAATGCCCTAG
- a CDS encoding NADPH-dependent F420 reductase, with protein MTFSIIGSGSVGAAIARQFARSGVPVGIANTRGPESIASFADELGDKVVPLTLHAALEADVIILAVPFRAHRDVAKAAASWQGKVVIDATNAYGVPLSELDTLPSSVIVAKAFPGASLVKAFNHLPANVLAEDPVSAGGRRVIFLSGDDEAANATVAALVKRLGYAAVSLGKIAEGGQLVQARDRSWAPLIFQDLFKKEQ; from the coding sequence ATGACCTTTTCCATCATCGGCAGCGGCAGCGTCGGCGCCGCCATTGCCCGTCAATTTGCCCGCAGCGGCGTCCCGGTCGGCATCGCGAATACGCGCGGGCCGGAGTCCATCGCTTCTTTCGCCGACGAGCTGGGCGACAAGGTAGTTCCCCTCACGCTACATGCGGCACTCGAGGCCGACGTGATCATCCTGGCGGTCCCGTTCCGGGCCCACCGCGATGTCGCCAAAGCTGCGGCGAGCTGGCAGGGCAAAGTCGTTATCGACGCCACCAACGCCTACGGCGTGCCGCTGTCCGAACTGGACACCCTGCCTTCTTCGGTGATCGTGGCGAAAGCATTTCCGGGCGCATCGCTCGTCAAGGCGTTCAATCATTTGCCAGCCAATGTGCTTGCCGAAGATCCCGTCAGTGCTGGGGGCCGTCGAGTGATCTTTCTATCGGGCGATGACGAGGCTGCGAACGCGACCGTCGCCGCGCTCGTCAAGCGGCTCGGCTACGCGGCAGTCAGCCTCGGCAAGATCGCCGAAGGCGGTCAACTCGTGCAGGCCCGGGACAGAAGTTGGGCGCCGCTGATTTTCCAGGACCTCTTCAAGAAGGAGCAATAA
- a CDS encoding SRPBCC domain-containing protein: MYDHVVWPERYDPKTSAIYALNDIDVKAPPEVVWKLLIDAKNWASYFPREDRVKILSGESELALGTLYRRVTVGFPMSLEVTECVPNRRLAWATTVDGDETGSSAYHGWVITPTDDGCHVLTEETQQGPWFLDVLGRQHPGGLYRYHQDWVERLARAAESEVAKNAG, translated from the coding sequence ATGTACGACCATGTCGTCTGGCCGGAGCGCTACGACCCGAAAACGTCGGCCATCTACGCGCTCAACGATATCGACGTGAAAGCGCCGCCCGAAGTGGTGTGGAAGCTGCTCATCGACGCGAAAAACTGGGCGAGCTATTTCCCACGCGAAGACCGGGTCAAGATCCTGTCCGGCGAGTCGGAACTGGCTTTGGGAACTCTCTACCGCCGCGTGACGGTCGGCTTTCCAATGAGCCTCGAGGTGACCGAATGCGTGCCGAACCGAAGGCTCGCCTGGGCGACCACCGTCGACGGCGACGAGACCGGTTCCAGCGCTTACCACGGCTGGGTAATCACGCCGACCGACGATGGCTGCCACGTGCTGACGGAAGAGACGCAGCAAGGTCCGTGGTTTCTCGATGTGCTTGGACGACAGCATCCCGGTGGACTCTATCGCTATCACCAGGATTGGGTCGAGCGCCTCGCGCGTGCCGCGGAGTCGGAAGTCGCGAAGAACGCCGGGTGA
- a CDS encoding SDR family NAD(P)-dependent oxidoreductase translates to MQIELKGRKAIVTGSTAGIGRAVAEGLARAGASVVINGRTEERVAAALQEIRAVVPDAELTGIAADLSTSEGSAVLVARVADADILVNNLGTAHPNGFFEQSDSEWLDLFQLNVMSGVRAARHYLPGMVKRGWGRVVFISSESAIMIPKEMIDYGMTKTAQLAVSRGLAELVSGTGVTVNAVLPGPTRSEILGNWMKATAQEQGITQEEAEQNFLKTMRPTTLLNRFTSTEEIANMAVYVCSEQASGTTGAALRVDGGVIRAIT, encoded by the coding sequence ATGCAAATCGAACTCAAAGGCCGCAAGGCCATCGTTACCGGCTCGACGGCGGGTATCGGCCGCGCGGTCGCCGAAGGCCTTGCCCGTGCGGGTGCATCGGTCGTGATCAATGGGCGGACCGAAGAGCGAGTCGCAGCCGCACTACAGGAGATCCGGGCTGTCGTGCCCGATGCCGAATTGACCGGCATCGCGGCCGATCTTTCGACCTCGGAAGGATCGGCCGTGCTCGTCGCGCGGGTGGCGGACGCCGACATTCTCGTGAATAACCTCGGCACGGCTCATCCGAATGGTTTCTTCGAGCAGAGCGATAGCGAATGGCTCGACCTCTTCCAGCTCAATGTGATGAGCGGAGTGCGCGCCGCGCGGCATTACTTGCCGGGCATGGTCAAGCGCGGATGGGGACGGGTCGTGTTCATCAGCAGCGAGTCCGCGATCATGATCCCCAAGGAGATGATCGACTACGGCATGACCAAGACGGCGCAGCTCGCCGTATCGAGGGGACTTGCCGAGTTGGTGAGCGGCACCGGTGTGACCGTAAACGCCGTGCTGCCGGGGCCGACCCGCTCCGAAATTCTGGGCAACTGGATGAAAGCGACCGCTCAGGAGCAGGGCATCACGCAGGAGGAAGCGGAGCAGAACTTCCTGAAAACGATGCGTCCGACCACGCTGCTCAACCGGTTCACGTCGACCGAAGAAATCGCCAACATGGCGGTGTATGTCTGCTCCGAGCAGGCCTCCGGCACGACGGGCGCGGCATTGCGCGTCGATGGCGGCGTGATTCGCGCGATCACCTGA
- a CDS encoding SRPBCC domain-containing protein has product MKNNLFEVIRWPADMTPSRSPIHFTNELEVAVSPETIWSLLVDPKTWPRFYPGVKEVELLDGHELLQAGTRFETNLAGQDVAASVQEFDPIARIAWGGGPETSRNSTAYHAWIITPTSHGCHLWTEETMQGPLWIELAKGAPDIFWRTHEKLLADLAKVALEVEAQGNGRRPHLKSAAQ; this is encoded by the coding sequence ATGAAAAACAATCTGTTCGAAGTGATCCGTTGGCCTGCGGACATGACGCCCAGCCGCTCGCCCATCCATTTCACGAATGAGCTCGAGGTTGCCGTTTCGCCCGAAACCATCTGGTCTCTTCTCGTTGATCCCAAGACGTGGCCCCGTTTCTATCCTGGCGTCAAGGAGGTCGAACTGCTGGACGGACACGAACTGTTGCAAGCCGGCACGCGCTTCGAAACGAATCTAGCTGGCCAGGACGTCGCTGCATCGGTACAGGAGTTCGATCCCATCGCCCGTATCGCCTGGGGCGGCGGTCCGGAGACTTCGAGAAACTCCACGGCCTATCACGCGTGGATCATCACGCCGACATCCCACGGTTGCCACCTCTGGACTGAAGAGACTATGCAAGGGCCGCTCTGGATCGAGCTGGCGAAGGGAGCGCCGGATATCTTCTGGCGCACCCATGAAAAGCTTCTGGCAGACCTCGCGAAGGTAGCGCTCGAGGTCGAGGCACAGGGAAACGGGAGACGCCCCCATCTCAAGTCGGCTGCGCAATAG
- a CDS encoding phospholipase D-like domain-containing protein, producing the protein MVPGTYVESAGPVSIYHSPNGGAEQAILNEIGHAHASILVEAYSFTSAPIYEALANARARGVDVRILVDKDARDSGFRGAGARYELAHGVPLLVDEVAGRGIAHSRVMVIDAATVITGSFNFTRQAETTNVENLVVFHDNHQIADTYTAVWTARAAQAARY; encoded by the coding sequence GTGGTTCCGGGTACGTACGTCGAATCTGCCGGTCCGGTGTCGATTTACCACTCGCCTAACGGCGGCGCAGAGCAAGCAATCCTGAACGAGATCGGGCACGCTCACGCAAGCATCCTAGTCGAGGCCTATTCGTTCACGTCCGCGCCGATCTATGAGGCGTTGGCCAACGCCAGGGCCCGCGGCGTCGACGTCCGGATTCTGGTCGACAAGGATGCCCGGGACTCTGGCTTCAGGGGCGCCGGCGCGCGTTACGAGCTGGCACACGGCGTACCGCTGCTGGTCGACGAAGTCGCCGGCCGCGGTATTGCCCATTCAAGGGTTATGGTCATCGACGCGGCCACGGTCATTACCGGCTCGTTCAATTTCACTCGACAGGCGGAGACGACCAACGTCGAGAACCTGGTGGTGTTTCATGACAATCACCAGATAGCGGACACCTACACGGCCGTCTGGACCGCGCGCGCCGCGCAGGCAGCGCGCTACTGA